A genomic stretch from Deltaproteobacteria bacterium includes:
- a CDS encoding YkgJ family cysteine cluster protein produces MSEPPRPVFQCQQCGECCRGKGGILVSKAEIGKLAEFLGLSEAEFRQHYLESSSLGLTLRTKADGMCILNQEGRCRVHPVKPRICQDWPFLPAILADPEELALAKEACPGIAAYCTHAEFVQWWQERVARSESLVSGEQFSEKSSKALT; encoded by the coding sequence ATGAGTGAGCCGCCGCGGCCAGTGTTCCAATGTCAACAATGCGGCGAATGCTGCCGGGGAAAAGGGGGGATCTTGGTAAGCAAGGCAGAAATTGGCAAGTTGGCGGAATTTTTAGGTCTTTCGGAGGCAGAGTTCCGCCAACATTACCTGGAGTCTTCATCTCTGGGGCTTACCCTGCGCACCAAGGCCGATGGCATGTGCATCCTGAACCAGGAGGGACGCTGCCGTGTGCATCCGGTAAAGCCGCGGATCTGCCAGGATTGGCCCTTTCTGCCGGCCATTCTGGCCGACCCCGAGGAACTGGCACTGGCTAAAGAGGCCTGTCCCGGGATTGCCGCCTATTGCACTCATGCGGAGTTCGTCCAGTGGTGGCAGGAAAGAGTGGCTAGGTCAGAATCCTTGGTCTCGGGGGAGCAGTTTTCGGAGAAATCTTCTAAGGCGTTAACCTGA
- a CDS encoding C40 family peptidase, with protein sequence MDSIFSPLTRRSPPGGRCLKNRRLGVILLVLILGLGGCGGKRVQAPAVKRKASERAIKKAIRSYLGAPYRYGGSSPSGVDCSGLVMGVYQQAGIRVPRTAKDQYKNGEKVDTDDLRYGDVVFFNQYCQQQPSYFSASIITDLFSRKKSRPCHSGIYIGGGRFIHASSSRGVCISNLNHETWRRSFIGARRYLPSSN encoded by the coding sequence ATGGACTCTATCTTCTCACCACTGACAAGGAGGTCCCCCCCGGGAGGCCGGTGTCTTAAGAACCGGAGGCTGGGAGTAATCCTCCTGGTTCTGATCCTGGGGCTGGGCGGATGCGGCGGCAAGCGGGTTCAGGCTCCCGCGGTTAAAAGGAAGGCTTCTGAGAGGGCTATTAAAAAGGCCATCCGGTCTTATCTGGGAGCCCCGTATCGTTATGGCGGCTCAAGTCCCTCCGGAGTCGATTGTTCCGGGCTGGTCATGGGAGTCTATCAGCAGGCCGGCATCAGGGTGCCCCGCACGGCCAAGGACCAGTACAAAAACGGAGAAAAGGTCGATACCGACGATTTGCGTTACGGTGACGTGGTCTTTTTCAATCAATATTGCCAGCAACAGCCTTCCTATTTTTCGGCCAGCATCATTACCGACCTCTTTTCCCGGAAAAAGTCCCGTCCCTGTCATAGCGGCATTTACATCGGCGGCGGGCGCTTCATCCACGCTTCTTCCAGCCGTGGGGTTTGTATCAGTAACTTGAATCATGAGACCTGGCGCCGATCTTTTATCGGCGCTCGCCGCTATCTGCCATCCAGCAACTGA
- a CDS encoding M48 family metalloprotease — MTRQLAGILVLLLALGLVLSCAEVVKVGTSIGQASGYLSSTEKDSIDKVAEKTEKAARPITESEEYYIGRAVAARFLGKYRLRDDPQATLYINEIGQTVALASDRPQTFGGYHFAILDTDDINAFACPGGIILVTRGMLKKAQSEDEVAAILAHEVGHINHKDGIASISQARWGEVLAAAGTGAAQSFAGVKLGSLVSLFEDAVNDVFKTLVVKGYSRVQESKADLAALKYTRRAGYNPSALEAFLARLEKTGASGGFRTTHPGMAERLKNVKAELAKSGPMPVTAAQKKRTARFKSIKL; from the coding sequence ATGACTCGACAACTAGCGGGCATCTTAGTCTTGTTGCTGGCCCTGGGTCTGGTCCTGTCCTGTGCCGAAGTAGTCAAGGTAGGCACCTCGATCGGCCAGGCCAGCGGTTATCTGAGCAGCACCGAGAAGGATTCGATTGATAAGGTGGCCGAAAAGACCGAAAAGGCAGCCCGCCCCATCACGGAATCCGAAGAATATTATATCGGTCGGGCCGTGGCCGCCCGGTTTTTGGGAAAATATCGGTTAAGGGATGACCCCCAGGCTACCTTGTATATCAATGAAATCGGGCAGACGGTAGCCCTGGCCTCGGATCGGCCCCAGACCTTCGGGGGCTACCATTTCGCCATTCTGGACACCGATGATATCAACGCCTTTGCCTGTCCGGGCGGGATTATTCTGGTGACCCGGGGCATGCTGAAGAAGGCCCAAAGTGAGGATGAAGTAGCGGCTATTCTGGCTCACGAAGTCGGCCACATCAATCATAAAGACGGCATTGCCTCGATCAGTCAGGCCCGCTGGGGCGAAGTTTTGGCTGCGGCCGGTACTGGCGCGGCGCAATCCTTTGCCGGGGTGAAGCTGGGCAGTCTGGTGTCCTTATTTGAAGATGCCGTCAACGATGTCTTCAAAACCCTGGTAGTAAAGGGCTACAGCCGGGTGCAGGAATCCAAAGCCGACCTAGCCGCCTTGAAATATACCCGGAGGGCTGGTTATAATCCCAGTGCTTTGGAGGCTTTTCTGGCCAGACTGGAGAAAACCGGCGCCAGCGGCGGATTCCGGACAACCCATCCAGGGATGGCCGAGCGACTCAAGAATGTTAAGGCGGAGCTGGCCAAATCAGGTCCGATGCCGGTGACCGCCGCCCAAAAGAAGCGTACCGCCAGATTTAAGTCCATTAAACTTTAG
- the gyrA gene encoding DNA gyrase subunit A, which produces MEKRLVQVNIEDEIRKSYLEYALSVIIGRALPDVRDGLKPVHRRILFAMAEMGNDYNKPYKKSARIVGDVIGKYHPHGDAAVYDAIVRMAQDFSLRYLLVDGQGNFGSIDGDAPAAMRYTEVRMTRLAQELLQDLDKETVDFVPNYDGSLDEPLVLPSRVPNLLINGSSGIAVGMATNIPPHNLEEVCAALLATIHNPAISLEELLEILPGPDFPSGGFIYGASGIAEAYRTGKGIIRLRARTFSEQRGGRESLVIKELPYQVNKARLIERIAELVKDKKIEGIADIRDESDREGMRVVIQLKKDEIPQTILNQLFLHTQMQVTFGINLVAIVNNRPEILTLKDLLGEFLKHRREVILRRTRYELRKAEERAHILAGLKIALDHLDQVIALIRAAASPAVAREQLIASLELTETQAQAILDMRLQRLTGLERQKIVDEYEKVLADIVRYRQILADERLVYQLIEEELTEIQERYGDNRRTEIIPEAAEITLEDLIADEDMVVTISHLGYIKRNPLSIYRSQRRGGKGRMGMAMRDEDFVSHLYVASMHSYFLIFSNWGRIYWLKVHEIPVGSPSSRGKAIVNLLNFGPEEKLTTIMPIREFIPQHFLVMVTKKGLVKKTDLMSFSRPRPGGLIALSVDPDDELVSVGYTDGSREIILGTRQGKIIRFSEEEVRDMGRTARGVKGMTVAENDEVVGMEILREEGTILTVTEKGYGKRTHTEEYRPQKRGGLGLLALRITERNGPVVRILQVTEEDEIMLITDRGKIIRMAAKDISVIGRITQGVKLIDTEPEERVVSLARLAEKGDKGEDNSDDLEG; this is translated from the coding sequence ATGGAAAAACGACTGGTACAAGTCAATATCGAAGATGAAATCCGGAAGTCCTACCTGGAATACGCATTAAGTGTCATCATCGGCCGGGCCTTGCCGGATGTCCGGGACGGCTTGAAGCCGGTGCACCGCCGCATCCTGTTTGCCATGGCCGAAATGGGCAATGATTATAACAAGCCCTACAAGAAGTCGGCCCGCATCGTCGGTGATGTGATCGGTAAATATCACCCCCACGGCGATGCCGCGGTTTACGATGCCATTGTGCGGATGGCTCAGGATTTTTCGCTGCGTTATCTGCTGGTCGATGGTCAGGGCAACTTTGGCTCCATCGATGGCGATGCCCCGGCGGCGATGCGTTACACCGAGGTCCGGATGACCCGGTTGGCCCAGGAATTGCTCCAGGATCTGGACAAGGAGACGGTAGATTTTGTCCCTAATTATGACGGCTCCCTGGACGAACCGCTGGTCCTGCCATCCCGGGTCCCCAATCTGTTGATCAATGGCTCCTCGGGGATTGCCGTGGGCATGGCGACCAATATCCCGCCCCACAACCTGGAGGAGGTCTGCGCGGCGCTGTTGGCCACCATCCACAATCCGGCCATCAGTCTGGAAGAGTTGCTGGAAATCCTGCCGGGACCGGATTTTCCTTCCGGGGGCTTTATTTACGGAGCCAGTGGCATTGCTGAGGCCTACCGCACCGGCAAAGGGATTATCCGGCTGCGGGCCCGCACCTTTAGTGAGCAGCGGGGCGGACGGGAAAGTCTGGTCATCAAGGAACTGCCCTATCAGGTTAATAAAGCCCGGCTGATTGAGCGCATTGCCGAATTGGTCAAGGACAAGAAAATCGAGGGCATCGCCGATATAAGGGATGAGTCTGACCGGGAAGGTATGCGGGTGGTGATTCAGCTCAAAAAAGATGAGATTCCTCAGACCATCCTGAACCAGCTTTTTCTGCATACCCAGATGCAAGTTACCTTTGGAATCAATCTGGTCGCCATTGTCAACAACCGTCCGGAAATCCTAACCCTCAAAGATTTGTTGGGAGAGTTCCTCAAGCACCGCCGCGAGGTCATCCTGCGGCGGACGCGCTATGAACTGCGTAAAGCTGAGGAACGGGCTCATATTCTGGCCGGACTCAAGATAGCCCTGGACCACCTCGATCAGGTAATCGCCCTGATCCGGGCCGCCGCTAGTCCCGCGGTAGCCCGTGAGCAGTTGATTGCTAGTTTAGAATTGACCGAGACCCAGGCCCAGGCGATTCTGGATATGCGCTTGCAGAGGTTAACCGGCCTGGAGCGCCAGAAAATCGTCGACGAATATGAAAAGGTGCTGGCCGATATTGTCCGCTATCGGCAAATCCTGGCCGATGAACGTCTGGTTTATCAGTTGATCGAGGAGGAATTGACTGAAATTCAGGAGCGCTACGGAGATAATCGCCGGACCGAGATCATTCCCGAGGCCGCCGAAATAACCCTGGAGGACCTGATTGCCGACGAAGATATGGTGGTTACCATTTCCCATCTGGGATATATCAAGCGTAACCCCTTGAGCATTTATCGGAGCCAGCGACGGGGGGGCAAGGGCCGGATGGGGATGGCGATGCGGGACGAGGATTTTGTCTCTCACCTCTATGTGGCTTCCATGCACAGCTATTTTCTGATATTCAGCAATTGGGGGCGCATCTATTGGCTGAAAGTCCATGAAATTCCGGTGGGCAGCCCCAGTTCCCGGGGTAAGGCGATTGTCAATCTGCTCAACTTCGGGCCGGAGGAAAAGCTGACCACCATCATGCCCATCCGGGAATTTATCCCCCAGCATTTTCTAGTAATGGTCACCAAAAAAGGCCTGGTTAAAAAGACCGATCTGATGAGCTTTAGCCGGCCGCGCCCCGGTGGACTGATCGCCCTCTCGGTTGACCCGGACGATGAGTTGGTAAGTGTGGGTTATACTGACGGCAGCCGCGAGATAATTCTGGGAACCCGTCAGGGAAAGATCATCCGATTCTCTGAAGAAGAAGTCCGGGATATGGGGCGCACCGCCCGCGGGGTCAAAGGCATGACGGTGGCCGAAAACGATGAAGTAGTGGGCATGGAAATTCTCAGAGAGGAAGGGACTATCCTGACCGTAACCGAAAAAGGCTATGGCAAGCGGACTCACACTGAAGAGTATCGCCCACAGAAACGAGGGGGTCTGGGGCTGTTGGCCCTGCGCATCACCGAGCGCAACGGTCCGGTGGTCAGGATTCTCCAGGTCACCGAAGAAGATGAGATCATGCTGATCACTGACCGGGGCAAGATCATCAGAATGGCGGCCAAGGATATCTCGGTGATCGGCCGGATCACTCAGGGAGTGAAGTTGATCGATACCGAGCCCGAGGAACGGGTGGTAAGCCTGGCCCGGTTGGCGGAAAAAGGGGATAAAGGGGAAGATAATTCCGATGACCTGGAAGGATAA
- the metG gene encoding methionine--tRNA ligase has product MTDSFYITTPIYYVNAEPHIGHAYTTIVADTLARFHRLMGHDTRFQTGTDEHGEKVVEAAKAAGLSVRDFVDRISDMFRHTWDQMQLSYDHFLRTTSPEHIRVVQEILKRVNDAGDIYFSEYSGLYCYGCERFILERELVEGKCPDHKVAPTFIKEANYFFRMSKYQDWLVNYIDQHPDFIRPERYRNEVLAFLKEPLEDLCISRPQARLNWGIPLPFDDRYVTYVWFDALINYVSGLGYPDDTLYRKFWPGCQHLIAKDILKPHGIYWPTMLKAAGIEPYQHLHVHGYWQMGQGKMSKSLGNVVEPLDLVNRYGLDQVRYFFLREMVFGLDAHFSEEALVGRINADLANDLGNLFARTLAMAFKYRQGIVPQPGAAQPSELELQHHAVQVARDFLELIPRLEFHKALMRLWELIGLTNRYIVTCEPWELFKQPDQQPRLDTVLYHLLEVLRFVTVLLRPIMPGSAEKMSEQLGLGPAWCSRPSTELIDWGQLLPGGTLQKGPPLFPRLEAIPAPAASAQPARAQVPPFKEEIDLSVFQRLDLRVGQIVAAERIPKSDKLLKLQVDIGELRQVVAGIGRSYRPEELIGRTVILVANLKPARLMGVESQGMVLAAESADGLYLLTTDKEVPPGRPVS; this is encoded by the coding sequence ATGACAGATTCTTTTTATATCACCACCCCGATCTATTATGTCAATGCCGAACCCCATATCGGCCACGCCTATACCACCATTGTCGCCGATACCCTGGCCCGGTTTCACCGGCTGATGGGGCATGACACCCGCTTCCAGACCGGCACCGATGAACACGGCGAAAAGGTGGTAGAGGCTGCCAAGGCCGCGGGGCTGTCGGTTAGGGATTTTGTGGATCGGATCAGCGACATGTTTCGCCACACCTGGGATCAGATGCAGCTCAGTTATGACCATTTCCTGCGCACTACCTCCCCCGAACATATTCGGGTAGTCCAGGAAATTCTTAAGCGGGTCAATGACGCCGGGGACATCTATTTCAGTGAATACAGCGGCTTGTATTGTTATGGCTGCGAACGCTTTATCCTGGAACGGGAGCTGGTGGAGGGCAAATGCCCGGATCATAAAGTCGCGCCCACCTTTATCAAGGAGGCCAATTACTTTTTCCGCATGAGCAAATACCAGGACTGGCTGGTCAATTATATTGATCAGCACCCGGATTTCATCCGCCCGGAACGCTATCGCAATGAAGTACTGGCCTTTTTAAAGGAGCCGCTGGAAGACCTGTGTATTTCGCGGCCCCAGGCCCGCCTGAACTGGGGTATTCCCCTGCCTTTTGATGATCGCTATGTGACCTACGTCTGGTTTGACGCCCTGATCAACTACGTCAGCGGCCTGGGCTATCCGGACGACACCTTATACCGGAAATTTTGGCCGGGGTGTCAGCATCTGATTGCCAAGGACATTTTGAAGCCCCATGGCATCTACTGGCCGACCATGCTCAAGGCCGCCGGAATTGAACCCTACCAACATCTCCACGTCCACGGCTACTGGCAGATGGGCCAGGGCAAGATGTCCAAGAGCCTGGGCAACGTGGTGGAACCCCTGGACCTGGTGAACCGCTATGGTCTGGACCAGGTGCGCTATTTCTTTCTGCGCGAGATGGTCTTCGGCCTGGACGCCCACTTCAGCGAAGAGGCCCTGGTGGGGCGGATCAACGCCGACCTGGCCAATGATCTGGGCAACCTGTTTGCCCGCACCCTGGCCATGGCCTTTAAATACCGCCAGGGGATAGTCCCCCAACCCGGCGCGGCTCAGCCTTCGGAACTGGAACTGCAACATCACGCCGTCCAGGTAGCCAGGGATTTCCTGGAACTGATCCCCCGACTGGAATTTCACAAGGCCCTGATGCGGCTGTGGGAATTGATCGGTCTGACCAACCGCTACATCGTTACCTGCGAACCCTGGGAATTGTTCAAACAGCCCGACCAGCAACCGCGGCTGGATACGGTGCTCTACCACCTGCTGGAGGTGCTGCGGTTCGTGACCGTGTTGCTGAGACCGATCATGCCCGGCAGCGCCGAAAAGATGAGCGAGCAACTGGGATTGGGACCGGCCTGGTGTAGTCGGCCATCAACGGAATTGATTGACTGGGGGCAGCTATTGCCCGGGGGAACTTTGCAAAAGGGGCCGCCCCTATTCCCCCGTTTGGAGGCCATTCCCGCTCCTGCTGCTTCGGCTCAGCCGGCTCGGGCCCAGGTTCCGCCCTTTAAAGAGGAGATCGACTTGTCCGTGTTCCAGCGATTGGATCTGCGGGTGGGCCAGATCGTTGCGGCGGAGAGGATTCCTAAATCGGATAAGCTCCTCAAATTACAAGTAGATATTGGCGAACTGCGTCAGGTCGTGGCCGGTATCGGGCGGTCCTACCGGCCCGAGGAATTGATCGGCCGGACCGTCATCCTGGTCGCCAATCTCAAGCCCGCCCGGCTCATGGGAGTTGAATCCCAGGGGATGGTGCTGGCCGCGGAGAGCGCCGATGGACTCTATCTTCTCACCACTGACAAGGAGGTCCCCCCCGGGAGGCCGGTGTCTTAA
- a CDS encoding type II toxin-antitoxin system RelE/ParE family toxin, whose amino-acid sequence MKYTIRLSVKTGSQLEWLDPVPLRLMQERIEALAFNPYSTLISKPLAHDREQRYSWVGDWRIIYEVREDDLTILIATIQPRTRLSGEI is encoded by the coding sequence ATGAAATACACCATCCGGCTGTCGGTCAAAACCGGCTCCCAATTAGAATGGTTAGACCCGGTCCCCTTGCGGCTGATGCAGGAGCGGATCGAAGCACTGGCCTTTAACCCCTATTCGACGTTGATTTCCAAACCGCTGGCCCATGACCGCGAGCAACGCTACTCCTGGGTGGGCGACTGGCGCATTATCTATGAAGTCCGCGAAGACGATCTGACCATATTGATCGCCACCATCCAACCCCGGACCCGACTTTCCGGGGAGATATGA
- a CDS encoding AI-2E family transporter, whose amino-acid sequence MTSQHKEQKPEVKNSSGDAAGPELPPSGPSLRAFPTQFARIFFGALTLLILYFSYLIVKPYLIEIFLALVLFFTTKPIYLALNRLFRGWRMLSSAITCLLLTILIILPLLTLTGIVAGQALELYSTVSKGLQSGYLWQQLSDKLAFLEEYVEHLNLPIHPDQIKPEELVRAALAKASGFIYTNTVGLVKGFTSFFFSLTIIIFVTFFLFLDGDVFIEEIKKLSPLDAAHNEEIFGDIEATIKATLKGTVIVAFIQGFLGGFGFWLFGVPQSAFWGTIMVPASVIPVVGTALIWVPASLYLFFLGHHSSAIGLTLWSAIVIGSVDNLVRPYFSKGARPIPTVLILFSIMGGISYFGIVGFILGPLILSFLLSLLSIYQITILKVPRQLTEPPPPAPEDSSPSEASKATENQTPESEL is encoded by the coding sequence GTGACCTCTCAGCATAAAGAACAGAAGCCGGAAGTCAAGAATTCTTCGGGTGACGCTGCCGGCCCGGAACTGCCGCCTTCGGGACCAAGCCTCAGGGCCTTCCCCACTCAATTTGCCAGGATCTTTTTTGGCGCCTTGACCCTACTGATCCTGTATTTCTCCTATCTGATCGTCAAGCCTTATCTTATCGAGATCTTCCTGGCCCTGGTGCTGTTTTTTACTACCAAGCCCATATATCTGGCCCTCAACCGACTTTTCCGAGGATGGCGCATGCTTAGTTCGGCAATCACCTGCCTGTTGCTGACTATCCTGATTATTTTACCCTTGCTCACCCTGACCGGAATCGTTGCCGGTCAGGCCTTGGAACTGTACAGCACGGTCAGTAAGGGCCTGCAGAGCGGCTATCTCTGGCAACAGCTCAGCGACAAGCTAGCATTTTTAGAAGAATATGTGGAGCATTTGAATCTGCCCATTCATCCTGATCAAATCAAGCCGGAAGAATTGGTCCGAGCTGCCCTGGCCAAGGCCAGCGGGTTTATCTACACCAACACGGTGGGACTGGTCAAAGGTTTTACCTCATTTTTCTTTAGCCTGACGATTATCATCTTCGTCACCTTCTTTTTATTTTTGGATGGCGATGTCTTTATTGAAGAAATCAAAAAATTATCCCCGCTCGATGCCGCCCACAATGAGGAAATTTTCGGAGACATCGAGGCTACCATTAAGGCTACCCTTAAAGGCACAGTGATTGTCGCCTTTATTCAGGGATTTTTAGGGGGATTCGGATTTTGGCTATTTGGGGTGCCCCAGTCCGCCTTCTGGGGAACGATAATGGTTCCGGCTTCAGTGATTCCGGTGGTGGGAACCGCGCTGATTTGGGTTCCGGCAAGTTTATATCTCTTTTTTTTGGGCCATCATAGCTCGGCTATAGGGCTAACGCTCTGGAGTGCTATTGTCATCGGCTCGGTCGACAATCTGGTTAGACCTTATTTTTCCAAGGGGGCTCGCCCCATCCCGACCGTACTTATTTTATTCAGCATCATGGGGGGGATCAGTTATTTCGGGATAGTGGGGTTTATCCTGGGGCCGCTGATTCTGTCCTTCCTGCTGTCGCTGTTGAGTATCTATCAGATTACCATCCTGAAGGTACCGCGGCAGTTAACCGAACCGCCTCCTCCAGCGCCGGAAGATTCCTCGCCCTCCGAAGCTTCAAAAGCAACCGAAAACCAGACCCCGGAATCCGAACTTTAG
- a CDS encoding SH3 domain-containing protein — protein sequence MRSSIPGWRWLLGRAGLLALMLVLLPALAYAQTLKVVKNQDCLREQAQFFARPVASVKQGDQLKQLGIQGDWYQVEFKGKQGWIHQSAVSTRSVRFSTFLGMGRAQAASAEEVALAGKGFTPEVEAGYRGKHPDMNYAAVDRVESFQVPDQEFQRFLKDGGLRP from the coding sequence ATGAGGAGCAGTATTCCTGGTTGGCGCTGGTTGCTGGGGCGAGCCGGGCTTTTGGCTCTGATGCTGGTGCTGTTACCAGCCCTGGCCTATGCCCAGACCCTTAAGGTGGTCAAGAACCAGGACTGTCTACGGGAGCAGGCTCAGTTCTTCGCCCGGCCAGTGGCGTCGGTAAAGCAGGGAGATCAGCTTAAGCAATTGGGTATTCAGGGGGACTGGTATCAGGTGGAGTTTAAGGGTAAACAGGGCTGGATTCACCAGAGCGCGGTCAGCACGCGCAGCGTGCGTTTTTCGACTTTTCTGGGTATGGGCCGGGCTCAGGCGGCCAGCGCCGAGGAAGTGGCCCTGGCTGGCAAGGGCTTCACCCCGGAGGTGGAGGCCGGTTACCGGGGAAAACATCCTGATATGAATTATGCTGCGGTCGACCGGGTGGAGAGTTTCCAGGTGCCGGACCAGGAATTTCAGAGGTTTCTGAAGGACGGAGGACTACGGCCATGA
- a CDS encoding NAD(P)-dependent glycerol-3-phosphate dehydrogenase, with protein MTWKDKTVAMIGAGSWGTALAHHLGGKGVLTCLWVFEPELLAILQDRRENPVFLPGIKLSRRISFAGDLAEAVQDQPIVIMAVPSHVYRHTLTQLSPHLLPGVILVSATKGIEGDTLLTMEGLVREIMGPETAYAVLSGPSFATEVARRQPTAVTVASRQRPIATRIQQLFSSPNLRVYASYDVTGVELGGALKNVMALGAGILEGLGLGANPRAALITRGLAEISRLGVRLGANPMTLAGLAGLGDLVLTCTSCQSRNYQVGLQLGQGKKLDDILRDMQMVAEGVKTARAAYHLAQKLSIDMPIVEQVYRILYEDHSPLEAIQKLMSRELKDEIDAMSQTW; from the coding sequence ATGACCTGGAAGGATAAAACGGTCGCCATGATCGGCGCCGGCAGTTGGGGGACGGCTCTGGCCCATCACCTGGGCGGCAAAGGAGTCTTGACCTGTCTGTGGGTGTTCGAGCCAGAATTGTTGGCCATCCTCCAGGACCGCCGCGAAAACCCGGTCTTCCTACCAGGGATAAAACTATCCCGTCGTATTAGCTTTGCCGGCGACCTGGCAGAAGCGGTTCAGGATCAGCCTATAGTCATTATGGCGGTCCCTTCCCATGTGTATCGCCACACGTTAACCCAATTGAGTCCGCATCTGCTCCCCGGCGTAATTCTGGTCAGTGCCACCAAAGGCATCGAAGGCGACACCCTGCTGACCATGGAAGGTCTGGTCCGGGAGATAATGGGTCCGGAGACCGCTTACGCGGTTCTCTCCGGTCCCAGTTTTGCCACTGAAGTGGCCCGCCGGCAGCCCACCGCGGTCACTGTGGCCAGCCGTCAGCGGCCCATTGCCACCCGCATCCAGCAGCTGTTCTCTTCTCCTAATCTGCGGGTCTATGCCAGCTATGATGTTACCGGCGTGGAACTGGGGGGAGCCTTGAAAAATGTCATGGCCTTAGGAGCAGGGATCCTGGAAGGCCTGGGTTTGGGAGCTAACCCTCGGGCGGCACTGATCACCCGGGGTCTGGCCGAAATTTCCCGATTGGGTGTTCGCCTTGGAGCCAACCCTATGACCCTGGCCGGGCTAGCCGGTTTGGGAGACCTGGTGTTAACCTGCACCAGCTGCCAGAGTCGCAATTATCAGGTCGGCCTGCAACTGGGGCAGGGGAAAAAGTTAGACGACATTTTAAGAGACATGCAGATGGTGGCCGAAGGCGTTAAAACCGCCCGGGCGGCTTATCACCTGGCTCAGAAGCTGTCGATCGACATGCCCATCGTTGAGCAGGTTTATCGTATCCTTTACGAGGATCATTCGCCCCTGGAGGCCATTCAGAAACTGATGAGCCGGGAACTAAAAGACGAAATTGATGCGATGTCTCAGACCTGGTAA
- a CDS encoding ATP-dependent 6-phosphofructokinase has translation MKYEHFDTSIPSIGVTKVDSPINYMNVVSQGGDIVAPKFISDQDRLLVYDTIEYLENYCGEEKPLSFEMAGPRAKIYFDPNKIHCAIVTCGGLCPGTNDVIRALVLELHYLYKVRHIYGIRYGLQGFIPKYGHDIVQMTPEFVANIHNFGGTVLSSSRGPQDIGEIVDALERLNVSILFAIGGDGTLKAADLICDEITRRQLRICVIAIPKTIDNDIALVSRSFGFDTAVEMATEAIRSAHTEALGAPNGIGLVKLMGRYSGFIAANATLALREVNFVLIPETDFDLEGEQGFLSALEKRLADRRHAVIIVAEGAGQKFFKEEELPRDPSGNIKPGDIASFLVDKINDYFKQRHIEINLKFIDPSYIIRSMPANYNDRIYCGYLAQNAVHAGMAGKTGMLVSLWHDRYVHIPIKAAVGKRRQVRLDEPLWRSVLESTGQPPMKNSVSSNLVEPR, from the coding sequence ATGAAGTACGAACATTTTGATACCTCGATTCCGAGCATCGGAGTTACCAAAGTAGATTCGCCGATTAATTATATGAATGTTGTCTCTCAGGGCGGTGATATTGTTGCCCCTAAATTTATCAGTGACCAGGACCGGCTGCTCGTATATGATACAATAGAATATCTAGAAAATTACTGCGGTGAAGAAAAGCCCTTATCCTTCGAAATGGCCGGGCCCCGGGCCAAAATTTATTTTGACCCTAATAAGATCCATTGCGCCATTGTAACTTGTGGGGGCTTATGCCCGGGCACCAATGATGTCATTCGGGCCCTGGTTCTGGAGCTCCACTATTTATATAAGGTCCGGCATATTTACGGTATCCGTTACGGTCTGCAGGGCTTTATCCCCAAGTATGGCCATGATATAGTTCAGATGACCCCGGAGTTTGTGGCCAATATCCATAACTTTGGCGGTACGGTTCTCTCTTCTTCCCGAGGGCCGCAGGACATCGGAGAAATTGTCGATGCCCTGGAACGTCTTAATGTCAGCATCCTGTTTGCCATCGGCGGAGACGGCACCTTAAAAGCGGCGGATCTTATCTGCGACGAGATTACCCGGCGGCAGTTGCGCATCTGTGTGATTGCCATTCCCAAGACCATTGATAATGATATCGCCCTGGTTTCCCGCTCCTTTGGCTTTGACACCGCGGTGGAAATGGCCACCGAAGCCATTCGCAGTGCTCACACTGAGGCTTTAGGCGCCCCCAATGGCATCGGCTTAGTAAAATTGATGGGGCGCTATTCCGGGTTTATCGCCGCTAACGCCACCCTGGCGCTGCGCGAGGTCAATTTTGTGCTGATTCCTGAAACGGATTTTGATCTCGAAGGCGAGCAAGGGTTTTTAAGCGCCCTGGAAAAAAGGCTGGCTGACCGGCGTCATGCAGTGATTATTGTGGCTGAAGGTGCGGGACAGAAATTCTTTAAAGAAGAGGAGCTGCCGCGGGATCCCTCTGGCAACATTAAACCGGGAGATATCGCCAGCTTCCTGGTCGATAAGATTAATGACTACTTTAAACAGCGGCATATCGAGATCAACCTGAAATTCATTGATCCCAGTTATATTATTCGTAGTATGCCGGCCAATTATAATGACCGCATCTATTGCGGCTATCTGGCCCAGAACGCTGTCCATGCCGGGATGGCAGGCAAAACCGGGATGCTGGTCAGTCTCTGGCATGATCGCTATGTCCATATCCCAATCAAGGCCGCAGTAGGCAAACGTCGACAGGTGCGTCTGGATGAACCATTGTGGCGCAGTGTGCTCGAATCCACCGGCCAGCCCCCGATGAAAAATTCGGTCTCCAGCAATTTAGTGGAGCCGCGATGA